A genomic stretch from Halobellus sp. LT62 includes:
- a CDS encoding DUF1428 domain-containing protein, with the protein MERYVDGFVLPVPNEKLDAYREMAAEAGNIWIEHGALEYFEGVEDDMDPDTDGMSVRTFPQLAETGEDESVVFAFVVYESREHRDEVNAKVMDDPAMDPNRSDGETEMPFDAERMAYGGFRSLVSYER; encoded by the coding sequence ATGGAACGATACGTCGATGGGTTCGTCCTCCCGGTCCCGAACGAGAAGCTCGACGCGTACCGCGAGATGGCAGCAGAGGCCGGAAACATCTGGATCGAACACGGTGCGCTGGAATACTTCGAGGGCGTCGAAGACGATATGGACCCCGATACGGACGGGATGTCTGTTCGGACCTTTCCGCAACTGGCCGAAACCGGCGAGGACGAATCGGTTGTATTCGCGTTCGTCGTGTACGAGTCTCGGGAGCACCGCGACGAGGTGAACGCGAAGGTGATGGACGATCCCGCGATGGATCCGAACCGCTCTGACGGAGAGACGGAGATGCCCTTCGATGCCGAGCGTATGGCTTACGGCGGCTTTCGCTCTCTCGTCAGCTACGAGCGGTGA
- a CDS encoding GNAT family N-acetyltransferase, which translates to MDLRDATTEDVEAVRRVATESLSASYGHAIDEETIEAAVEKWYSADRLREALTDDREIFVVAVDEGSIVGFAQSEISEGREVVGYLDWLHVVPDHRGGGIGSQLLARLKQDLVASGVDRLEGRVLTENEEGVAFYEEQGFSEVGERTVDIHGESFTERVFTTLLDEAESESGGLTHRTTDDGTPVYVSYEESMRGSDAPFFAVYLDEERTERYGWMCGVDESLDVAIDTMERLECNECRNRRKPVRWDAAYL; encoded by the coding sequence ATGGATCTTCGCGATGCAACGACCGAGGACGTCGAGGCGGTTCGCCGGGTCGCGACGGAGTCCCTGAGCGCCTCCTACGGCCACGCCATCGACGAGGAAACGATCGAAGCGGCCGTCGAGAAGTGGTACAGCGCCGACCGACTGCGAGAGGCGCTCACGGACGATCGAGAGATCTTCGTCGTCGCCGTCGACGAGGGATCGATCGTCGGGTTCGCACAGAGCGAGATCTCGGAGGGCCGTGAGGTCGTCGGCTACCTCGATTGGCTGCACGTCGTGCCCGACCACCGCGGCGGGGGGATCGGTTCACAGCTACTCGCGCGCCTGAAGCAGGACCTCGTCGCCTCCGGCGTCGACCGACTGGAGGGTCGCGTCCTCACGGAGAACGAGGAGGGCGTCGCCTTCTACGAGGAACAGGGGTTCAGCGAGGTCGGCGAACGGACCGTCGACATCCACGGCGAGTCATTCACCGAGCGGGTCTTCACGACGCTGCTCGACGAGGCGGAATCGGAATCCGGCGGGCTCACCCACCGCACGACCGACGACGGGACGCCCGTCTACGTCTCCTACGAGGAGTCGATGCGGGGGTCGGACGCGCCCTTCTTCGCCGTCTATCTCGACGAGGAGCGGACCGAGCGCTACGGGTGGATGTGCGGCGTCGACGAGAGCCTCGACGTCGCGATCGACACGATGGAGCGACTGGAGTGCAACGAGTGCAGGAACCGACGCAAGCCCGTCCGGTGGGACGCGGCCTATCTCTAA
- a CDS encoding DUF7510 family protein, translated as MGARDGPETSEDVDDPRVNFAVNVEGGETVITMRGDRDTAVIVRSESGERIYLPPEDFEREAERREASPYQGVESDSPYQRAEGGGETGQSSPYRSARDSPYQGVDSDSPYQVARQQLPSEGLVPTADGYRIRHPEPVTDVRVLR; from the coding sequence ATGGGAGCGCGCGACGGCCCCGAGACCAGCGAGGACGTCGACGACCCGCGGGTGAACTTCGCCGTGAACGTCGAGGGCGGCGAGACGGTAATCACGATGCGCGGCGACCGCGATACCGCCGTGATCGTCCGCTCGGAATCGGGAGAGCGGATCTACCTCCCGCCGGAGGACTTCGAGCGGGAGGCCGAGCGTCGAGAGGCGAGCCCGTATCAGGGCGTCGAGAGCGACAGTCCGTACCAACGCGCCGAGGGCGGGGGAGAAACCGGGCAGTCGAGCCCGTACCGGAGCGCACGAGACAGTCCGTACCAGGGCGTCGACAGCGACAGCCCGTATCAGGTCGCCAGACAACAACTCCCGAGCGAGGGGTTGGTCCCGACCGCGGACGGCTACCGGATCCGACATCCCGAGCCGGTGACCGACGTCCGGGTGCTGCGGTAG
- a CDS encoding glycosyltransferase family 4 protein, translating to MLGWGFPPNVSGGLDTHVGELFDGMRARGLDVELVLPAEYAPDDREGIVGVPTGDGDILTRVGRMSETFAERARDADVIHTHDWFGYGPGSRAKSNTDVEWVTTFHSLSSDRNIDPPKREVETERRLAERADHLIAVSELTAADVKARYGGDCTVIYNGFSACSTTGRDYKEELEIDGKMLFFVGRHTDQKGISHLVYAMEKLRRDDVTLVVGGSGHLTDQLKRFAELLDVDDRIEWVGYVPEEELGDYYASADLFVSPSLAEPFGITITEALSAGTRVVATESGVNEVLSEDCVVEVTPDSTSIADGIERGLALEGQPEYEPITWGEVVDETVAFYERIID from the coding sequence ATGCTCGGGTGGGGATTCCCGCCGAACGTGAGCGGCGGGCTCGACACGCACGTCGGGGAGTTATTCGACGGGATGCGAGCGCGCGGGCTCGACGTCGAACTCGTGCTCCCGGCGGAGTACGCGCCCGACGACAGGGAGGGAATCGTCGGCGTGCCGACCGGCGACGGCGATATCCTCACGCGCGTCGGGCGAATGAGCGAGACGTTCGCCGAGCGGGCCCGCGACGCCGACGTCATCCACACCCACGACTGGTTCGGCTACGGCCCCGGCTCGCGCGCGAAATCGAACACCGACGTCGAGTGGGTGACGACCTTCCACTCGCTGTCGAGCGACCGAAACATCGATCCGCCGAAACGGGAGGTCGAGACCGAACGCCGGCTCGCAGAGCGCGCGGACCACCTCATCGCCGTGAGCGAGCTCACCGCGGCCGACGTCAAAGCGAGATACGGCGGCGACTGCACGGTCATCTACAACGGCTTCTCGGCGTGTTCGACGACCGGGAGAGACTACAAGGAGGAACTCGAAATCGACGGGAAGATGCTGTTTTTCGTCGGGCGACACACCGACCAGAAGGGCATCTCACATCTCGTCTACGCGATGGAGAAACTCCGCCGCGACGACGTCACGCTCGTCGTCGGCGGATCGGGTCACCTCACCGACCAACTGAAGCGCTTCGCGGAGCTGCTCGACGTCGACGACCGGATCGAGTGGGTCGGCTACGTGCCCGAGGAGGAACTCGGCGACTACTACGCCTCCGCGGACCTGTTCGTCTCCCCGTCGCTGGCGGAGCCGTTCGGCATTACGATCACCGAGGCGCTCTCGGCGGGCACGCGCGTCGTCGCCACGGAAAGCGGCGTCAACGAGGTACTCTCGGAGGACTGCGTCGTCGAGGTGACGCCGGATTCGACGTCGATCGCCGACGGTATCGAACGGGGGCTGGCGCTGGAGGGACAGCCGGAGTACGAGCCGATCACGTGGGGCGAAGTCGTCGACGAGACGGTCGCGTTCTACGAGCGGATCATCGACTGA
- a CDS encoding 2,5-diamino-6-(ribosylamino)-4(3H)-pyrimidinone 5'-phosphate reductase, with translation MHVVVNAAVSADGKLSTRRREQVRISGDDDFARVDHLRAESDGVLVGVGTVLADDPHLTLDDQGLRDQRSARGDSPHPGRVVVDSSGRTPLDARVLDDAATTYVVVAEAADPERRAALASAGAEVLVAGEERVDLSDALETLAERGVDELMVEGGGEIIFSLFEAGLVDELSLFVGSLVIGGRDAPTLADGTGFVDSFSGLDLREVTRVDDGVLLRYDVDDAGSNQ, from the coding sequence ATGCACGTCGTCGTCAACGCCGCGGTGAGCGCGGACGGAAAGCTCTCGACGCGTCGCCGCGAGCAGGTCCGAATCAGCGGCGACGACGACTTCGCCCGCGTGGACCACCTCCGCGCGGAGAGCGACGGCGTCCTCGTCGGCGTCGGAACGGTCCTCGCCGACGACCCGCACCTGACGCTCGACGACCAGGGGCTCCGAGACCAACGTTCGGCGCGCGGCGATTCCCCACATCCCGGTCGGGTCGTCGTCGATTCGAGCGGTCGAACCCCGCTCGACGCGAGAGTGCTCGACGACGCGGCGACGACGTACGTCGTTGTCGCCGAGGCGGCCGACCCCGAACGGCGAGCGGCGCTCGCCTCCGCGGGCGCGGAGGTGCTCGTCGCCGGCGAGGAGCGAGTCGACCTCTCGGACGCGCTCGAAACCCTCGCCGAGCGCGGCGTCGACGAACTGATGGTCGAGGGCGGCGGCGAGATCATCTTCTCGCTGTTCGAGGCCGGTCTCGTCGACGAACTGTCGCTGTTCGTCGGCTCGCTCGTGATCGGCGGGCGGGACGCGCCGACGCTCGCCGATGGAACGGGCTTCGTCGACTCGTTTTCCGGGCTCGACCTCCGAGAGGTGACGCGCGTCGACGACGGCGTGTTGCTCCGGTACGACGTCGACGACGCGGGCTCGAACCAGTAA
- the trxA gene encoding thioredoxin, with translation MSTPEATGAPIHVESADHLADLVDDHDVVLVDYYADWCGPCKMLEPTVEEIAEETDVAVLKVDIDELQEVARDAGVRSVPTLQFYKNGEEAERVIGVQDKSDLLDIIEQLSN, from the coding sequence ATGAGCACGCCCGAAGCGACCGGCGCGCCGATCCACGTCGAAAGTGCAGACCACCTCGCGGACCTCGTCGACGACCACGACGTCGTCCTCGTCGACTACTACGCGGACTGGTGTGGCCCGTGCAAGATGCTCGAGCCCACAGTCGAGGAGATCGCCGAGGAGACCGACGTCGCCGTCCTGAAAGTCGATATCGACGAACTGCAGGAAGTCGCCCGCGACGCCGGCGTCCGGTCTGTCCCGACGCTGCAGTTCTACAAGAACGGTGAAGAGGCCGAGCGCGTCATCGGGGTGCAGGACAAGAGCGACCTCCTCGACATCATCGAACAGCTCTCGAACTGA
- a CDS encoding ribosome assembly factor SBDS: protein MISLDEAVTARLESHGERFEVLVDPDAALAIKRGEFEGDLEDVIAAQDVFENASRGDRPAEEDLETVFGTTDPLEIIPEVVRRGEIQITAEQRREMQEQKRKNLINRIARNAVNPQMDNAPHPPERIERALEEAGFRVDPMEPVESQVDDALDALRPVIPIRFDEVTVAVQVPADHAGKTQNQVRQYGDLEREEWQPDGSWVGVVTFPAGMQNDFYDLVNEMTSGEAETRIIKDKDELSTR from the coding sequence ATGATCTCACTCGACGAGGCCGTCACAGCACGACTCGAATCTCACGGCGAGCGATTCGAGGTGCTCGTCGACCCCGACGCGGCCCTTGCGATCAAACGCGGCGAGTTCGAGGGCGATCTGGAGGATGTCATCGCCGCGCAGGACGTCTTCGAGAACGCCTCCCGCGGCGACCGACCCGCCGAGGAGGATCTGGAGACGGTGTTCGGGACGACGGACCCCCTCGAAATCATCCCCGAAGTCGTCCGCCGCGGGGAGATCCAGATCACGGCCGAACAGCGCCGCGAGATGCAGGAACAAAAGCGCAAGAACCTCATCAACCGCATCGCGCGAAACGCCGTCAACCCGCAGATGGACAACGCGCCGCACCCGCCCGAACGGATCGAACGGGCGCTCGAAGAGGCCGGGTTCCGCGTCGATCCGATGGAACCCGTCGAGTCCCAAGTCGACGACGCGCTCGACGCGTTGCGGCCGGTCATTCCGATCCGGTTCGACGAGGTGACGGTGGCGGTGCAGGTCCCGGCCGACCACGCCGGAAAGACGCAGAATCAGGTCCGCCAGTACGGCGATCTCGAACGCGAGGAGTGGCAGCCCGACGGCTCGTGGGTCGGCGTCGTGACGTTCCCGGCGGGGATGCAGAACGACTTCTACGACCTCGTCAACGAGATGACCTCCGGCGAGGCCGAGACGCGGATTATCAAAGACAAAGACGAACTCAGCACGCGGTAA
- a CDS encoding FUN14 domain-containing protein, whose translation MPDPLQLSVDPTQLGLEFGSGAVIGGIIGFAAKKVAKLIAVIIGLELALFKFLESRGILTVDWERLTAGLVETTQGAANGTPPDWVSTILSTLSVSAGFTGGFLVGFKKG comes from the coding sequence ATGCCCGATCCGTTACAACTGTCGGTCGATCCGACGCAACTCGGCCTCGAATTCGGAAGCGGCGCGGTCATCGGTGGCATCATCGGCTTCGCGGCGAAGAAGGTCGCAAAGCTCATCGCGGTCATCATCGGCCTCGAACTAGCGCTCTTCAAGTTCCTCGAATCGCGCGGGATCCTCACTGTCGACTGGGAGCGGCTCACCGCGGGACTCGTCGAGACGACGCAGGGCGCGGCCAACGGCACGCCCCCCGATTGGGTCTCGACGATCCTCTCGACGCTGTCGGTCTCGGCGGGCTTCACCGGCGGCTTCCTCGTCGGCTTCAAGAAAGGATAG
- a CDS encoding Lrp/AsnC family transcriptional regulator, with product MDERDIRLLKAIADLGTGSPERLHEETDIPVSTIHYRLNNLREAGVIENDLYDIDLDKVGLGVTIIVELLTDYHGSHHDFEEKILAVEGVSQAYFTMGETDFVVIAHLPDQELVERLITDLETIEEVRRTNSTFVVSTLRHSTRALQNYDLETLLAELKDE from the coding sequence ATGGACGAACGAGACATCCGCTTGCTGAAGGCCATCGCCGACCTCGGAACCGGGAGCCCGGAGCGACTACACGAGGAGACCGACATTCCGGTGTCGACGATCCACTACCGACTGAACAACCTCCGAGAGGCCGGCGTCATCGAAAACGACCTCTACGACATCGATCTCGACAAGGTCGGCCTCGGCGTGACGATCATCGTGGAGTTGCTCACCGACTACCACGGCTCGCACCACGATTTCGAGGAGAAGATCCTCGCGGTCGAGGGCGTCTCGCAGGCGTACTTCACGATGGGCGAGACCGACTTCGTCGTCATCGCGCACCTGCCGGATCAGGAGCTGGTCGAACGGCTCATCACCGACCTCGAAACGATCGAGGAGGTACGCCGGACGAACTCGACGTTCGTCGTCTCAACGCTCAGACACAGCACCCGCGCGCTCCAGAACTACGACTTGGAGACGCTGTTAGCAGAGCTGAAAGACGAGTGA
- a CDS encoding FAD-dependent oxidoreductase, translated as MTRVTIIGGGPAGLSAALFAAKNGLDVVVFDTDKTWMHKAHLFNYPGIGSIDGSAFLETARQQAEDFGAERHQGVEVTAIESADDGFAVTAGDDTHEADYLVLATGASRDLAESLGCAFSEDDTVDVDVTMETSVADAYATGAMVRAEEWQAVISAGDGAAAALNILTKEKGDHYHDFDTPDTAADVFGDLRDDEV; from the coding sequence ATGACACGAGTTACGATCATCGGCGGCGGTCCAGCGGGGCTCTCGGCCGCCCTGTTCGCGGCCAAGAACGGCCTCGACGTGGTCGTCTTCGACACCGACAAGACGTGGATGCACAAGGCACACCTGTTCAACTACCCGGGAATCGGCTCGATAGACGGGAGCGCATTCCTCGAAACGGCGCGCCAGCAGGCCGAAGACTTCGGCGCGGAGCGCCACCAAGGGGTGGAAGTCACAGCCATCGAATCCGCGGACGACGGCTTCGCCGTCACCGCTGGCGACGACACGCACGAGGCGGACTACCTCGTCCTCGCTACCGGTGCGAGCCGCGACCTCGCGGAGTCACTCGGCTGCGCGTTCAGCGAGGACGACACAGTCGATGTCGACGTCACGATGGAGACGAGCGTCGCAGACGCCTACGCGACGGGCGCGATGGTCCGCGCCGAGGAGTGGCAGGCGGTCATTTCCGCCGGCGACGGGGCCGCCGCGGCGCTGAATATCCTCACGAAAGAGAAGGGCGATCACTACCACGACTTCGACACGCCCGACACGGCCGCGGACGTCTTCGGCGACCTCCGAGACGACGAGGTCTGA
- a CDS encoding aldehyde dehydrogenase family protein has translation MKHATFENELTVATHRERGTLAEFHQSFEDAVSTVEAELGASHPMWIDGDAHEADERFTVTSPADRTLEIGDFAAGTAADVDRAVGAATDAFDDWRRTHWSDRIELFRDAADRIRERKYELAATLTLENGKNRFEAMADVDEAIDFLRFYSRELERNDGYAFDTGEPTPGQHCTNSLKPFGVFGVIAPFNFPFAIFCGMLTGAVVTGNTAVAKPASATPLVAHKAVEILTEAGIPDGVVNLVTGGGSDVGQPLIEHEDVAGVVFTGSRAVGRNIRRTFFEREKSGPVIAELGGKNPVIVTANADLEKAVSGVKNGAFGFSGQKCSATSRVYVKETLFVEFTDRLVAETEELVIDNPREEDAFISPLIDDSALERYERICEMAREVGTVRTGGEVATSGELSNGRFVEPTVVTDVSHEHEIAREEHFVPFVTIHPVSDFGEAIEKANDSSYGLCAGLFSEDETEIETWFERIESGMCYVNREQSATTGALVQTQPFGGWKASGTTSKFAGGYWYLPQFMREQSRTVVSDVRRE, from the coding sequence ATGAAACACGCCACCTTCGAGAACGAACTCACGGTCGCCACCCACCGCGAGCGCGGGACGCTAGCGGAGTTCCACCAGTCCTTCGAGGACGCCGTCTCGACCGTCGAAGCCGAACTCGGCGCGTCGCACCCGATGTGGATCGACGGCGATGCCCACGAGGCCGACGAGCGGTTCACCGTCACCAGCCCCGCCGATCGGACGCTCGAAATCGGAGACTTCGCCGCCGGAACCGCAGCCGACGTCGACCGGGCCGTCGGGGCCGCCACGGACGCGTTCGACGACTGGCGACGGACGCATTGGAGCGACCGTATCGAGCTATTCCGGGATGCGGCCGATCGAATTCGAGAGCGGAAATACGAACTCGCGGCGACGTTGACGCTCGAAAACGGCAAGAATCGCTTTGAGGCGATGGCCGACGTCGACGAGGCGATCGACTTTCTCCGATTCTACAGCCGCGAACTCGAACGCAACGACGGCTACGCGTTCGACACCGGCGAACCGACGCCCGGACAGCACTGTACGAACTCCCTGAAACCGTTCGGCGTCTTCGGCGTGATCGCGCCGTTCAACTTCCCCTTCGCGATCTTCTGCGGGATGCTGACCGGAGCGGTCGTCACCGGGAACACGGCCGTCGCGAAACCGGCGAGCGCGACGCCGCTCGTCGCGCACAAAGCCGTGGAAATCCTGACCGAAGCCGGGATTCCCGACGGCGTGGTGAACCTCGTCACCGGCGGCGGGAGCGACGTCGGACAGCCGCTGATCGAACACGAGGACGTCGCGGGCGTCGTCTTCACCGGATCGAGGGCGGTCGGTCGAAACATCCGCCGGACGTTCTTCGAGCGGGAGAAGTCTGGCCCGGTGATCGCGGAGTTAGGCGGGAAGAACCCGGTCATCGTCACCGCGAACGCCGATCTGGAGAAGGCCGTTTCGGGCGTGAAAAACGGCGCGTTCGGCTTCAGCGGGCAGAAGTGCTCGGCGACGTCGCGCGTCTACGTCAAGGAGACGCTGTTCGTCGAATTCACCGACCGGTTGGTCGCGGAAACCGAGGAACTCGTGATCGACAACCCACGTGAGGAGGATGCCTTCATCTCGCCGCTGATCGACGACAGTGCGCTCGAACGGTACGAGCGGATCTGCGAGATGGCGCGGGAGGTGGGGACGGTCCGAACCGGCGGTGAAGTCGCCACTAGTGGAGAGCTCTCGAACGGGCGGTTCGTCGAGCCGACAGTCGTGACAGACGTCTCTCACGAGCACGAGATCGCCCGCGAGGAACACTTCGTCCCGTTCGTGACGATCCACCCCGTCTCGGACTTCGGGGAGGCGATCGAGAAGGCCAACGACAGCAGCTACGGGCTGTGTGCGGGACTGTTCTCCGAAGACGAAACCGAGATCGAGACGTGGTTCGAGCGGATCGAATCGGGGATGTGCTACGTCAACCGCGAGCAGAGCGCGACGACCGGCGCGCTCGTGCAGACGCAGCCGTTCGGGGGCTGGAAGGCGTCGGGAACGACGAGCAAGTTCGCGGGCGGCTACTGGTACCTCCCGCAGTTTATGCGCGAACAGAGCCGGACCGTCGTGAGCGACGTTAGAAGAGAGTAG
- the cutA gene encoding divalent-cation tolerance protein CutA gives MPTVYITAPRDAADDLAKFLTDNELAACVNVVECDSFYRWEGAVYENDPESILFAKTTDERYPELKTELEAEHPADVPCIERFDEADVLDSYAGWVAEEVGQ, from the coding sequence ATGCCAACCGTCTACATCACCGCCCCACGAGACGCCGCGGACGACCTCGCCAAGTTCCTGACCGACAACGAATTGGCCGCCTGCGTCAACGTCGTCGAGTGCGACTCGTTCTACCGCTGGGAGGGCGCTGTCTACGAGAACGACCCCGAATCGATCCTCTTCGCGAAGACGACCGACGAGCGATACCCCGAACTGAAGACCGAACTCGAAGCCGAGCATCCGGCTGACGTCCCCTGTATCGAGCGCTTCGACGAGGCCGACGTGCTCGATTCCTACGCCGGCTGGGTCGCCGAGGAAGTCGGCCAGTAA